CGGCGGTGCTGGCCGCCCGCGCGGAGTTCGCCGCACCGGCGGTGGTGCTCGGCGGCTGGGCACTGGTCGCGGTGGCCGGCGCCGTGGCCGGGGTACGACTCCTGCGCAACTCGCCGCTGCCGCCGTGGCCGCTGGCCGGGCTGCTGCTCGCCGTCGACGTGGCCGTCTTCGTCGCCGCCGGTGACCGGCAGTTGTTCACCGCCGCCAACTGGGTGTGGAGCACGCTCGGTTGGTTCTTCGTGCTGGCGCTGTGGGGTCGCCGGGTGGTGGGGCTGATCGCGCTGCTGACCACGCACGCGGTGATCGCGCTGCTCGCCGTGCTCGTGCACGGCCCCGACCCGGCCGACGTGGCCCGCTACGTGATGTACGTCTACGGCACGTTCTCGCTGCCGGTGGCGGTGTTCGTGGGCAGCGCGGTGATCGTCAGCCTGGCTCGGGAACGGGCCGCGGTCTCCGCCGCCGGCCATGCGATGGCCGCGGAGCGGGATGCCGCCGAGCGGGCCCTCCGGGAACGCCGCGATCGGCTCGCCCTGGTCGGCTCGGCAGCCGGGCGAGTGCTCGGGGAGTTGGCAGCCGGCCAGGTCGATCCGGGCGACCCGGAGGTGCAGCGCAGGTGTGTGCTCGCCGCCGCCCGGCTGCGCCGACTGATCGCGGAGTCCGACGACGTGCCCGACCCGCTGCTGCACGAGTTGCGGGCCGCCGCCGACCTGGCCGAACGCAACGGCCTGCCGATCGACCTGGTCACCATCGGCACCCCGCCGCCGCTGCCGGTGGAGATCCGACGCCGGCTGGCCGACCCGCTCAACGGCATCCTCGCCGACGCCCGGGGTTGGGCCCGACTGACCGTGGTCTCCGGTCCGAACGAGGTGGTGGTCAGCCTGGTCACACCGGACCGGGAGGGGCCGGAGGCCACCGGCCCGCCCCATGGGGAGCACGACGACGGGCAGGTTGAGCACCTCTACGAACGGGACGGAAGCATCAGATGGGCGCAGACCCAGTGGCGGCGGTGACCGGCGACCGGCCGATCGGGGTGGCGATCGTCGACGACCACCCGGTCGTGGTCGACGGTGTACGCGCCTGGCTCGCCACCGAGCCGCGGCTGACGGTACTGGCCACCGGGGACGACCCGGACGAGGTGCTGCGGGCGGCGCCGGACGCCGACGTCGTCCTGCTCGACCTGCGGCTGCACGGGCGGATGGCGTTGGACAAGTTGGCCGAGCTGAGCGCCGCCGGGCGGCGGGTGGTGGTCTACTCGGAGCACACCGACCCCGCGACCATGCTCGCCGCACTCGACGCCGGGGCGGTGGCGTTCCTGGCCAAGCACGAAGGCCGGGAGCACTGCGTGGCGACCGTGCTGGCCGCCGCGAGCGATCGACCGTACGTGCCGCCCACGCTGGCCGGGGCGATGGTCGGCGATCCACGGCCGGACCGGCCGATGCTGTCCGACAAGGAACGTGAGGCCCTGCTGCTCTGGTTCCAGTCGATGTCCAAGGCGTCGGTGGCCCGTCGGATGCAGATCAGCGAGCACACGGTGAAGCAGTACGTCGACCGTGCGCGGATCAAGTACACCCGGGCGGGGCGGCCAGCCGCCACGAAGGCGGCATTGCTCGCCCGCGCGATCGAGGACGGCCTCGTCCGCCCGGAGGAGATTGGCATCTACCGGTCACAGGCGACGCACGACCGGCCGACCCCCTAACGGGCGTCATGACAGCCGCCTTCCGATC
The nucleotide sequence above comes from Micromonospora luteifusca. Encoded proteins:
- a CDS encoding response regulator transcription factor, whose translation is MGADPVAAVTGDRPIGVAIVDDHPVVVDGVRAWLATEPRLTVLATGDDPDEVLRAAPDADVVLLDLRLHGRMALDKLAELSAAGRRVVVYSEHTDPATMLAALDAGAVAFLAKHEGREHCVATVLAAASDRPYVPPTLAGAMVGDPRPDRPMLSDKEREALLLWFQSMSKASVARRMQISEHTVKQYVDRARIKYTRAGRPAATKAALLARAIEDGLVRPEEIGIYRSQATHDRPTP